AAGGGAGTATTTAAGGGCATATATTCTGTATTTGTCAATTAAATCTTGATTAATCTTTATTATATCTTTTTCTGTTGTCAGGTAAATGTCAGGCTTTTTTGTCAGAGACAGTTTTTTATAATCGTAATGATCAGGAAAAGATTTTTTTTCTATTATCTTAAAACCTAAATCCTTTGAAAGTCTTATAGCTGTTTCAAAAAACTGGGTATTATTCCCAAGACCTGAAAATATACCTACCTTTTTCCCTTTTAAAAATGACAGATCTTTTTCTTCCATGATATTTGTTATCTTTTCCATTTTTTCCTTAGATATAAAAAATTCTTTCCCTGTTTTTTTTAGAAAATCTGTTATTTCTTCAGGGTTTTTTGATTTGTCTAATCTGTTAACAACTATTAAGTCTGCAAATCTATAGAAAGATGCAGGTTCCCTTAATCTTCCTGCAGGTAGAAGTTTGTCATTCCAAAAGGGTTTTGTTGCATCAAAAACAAGAATGTCCAGATCTCTGTATAGCTGGTAATGTTGAAACCCATCGTCAAGAATGAAAATATCAGGGTTTATCTCTTTGATCGCTTTTTTTCCTGCTTCATACCTTGATTTTGAAACCACTACAGGGATACCGTTAAGTG
The genomic region above belongs to Persephonella sp. and contains:
- the lpxK gene encoding tetraacyldisaccharide 4'-kinase → MFRIISLLYGTLAYIRRFLYEKAFFKKKKLPVPVVSIGNLSVGGTGKTPLTIFLAKSLQKKGYTVAVLSRGYKRKSSGTVVVRNKEKILTRWEEAGDEPFLIALNGIPVVVSKSRYEAGKKAIKEINPDIFILDDGFQHYQLYRDLDILVFDATKPFWNDKLLPAGRLREPASFYRFADLIVVNRLDKSKNPEEITDFLKKTGKEFFISKEKMEKITNIMEEKDLSFLKGKKVGIFSGLGNNTQFFETAIRLSKDLGFKIIEKKSFPDHYDYKKLSLTKKPDIYLTTEKDIIKINQDLIDKYRIYALKYSLELDEKFVNYLERKVFSEKIKNEKPELENV